One region of Sulfuriroseicoccus oceanibius genomic DNA includes:
- a CDS encoding peptidoglycan D,D-transpeptidase FtsI family protein has product MPRNDSKIIEMTRNRLILRASRVGLALLFAAGCNHLGMAQEAAPAPTASDKETAADLSEMEALADQMNEKPTVISGKRQEKRRLQQASWRTNSDARAFLLQIPAPRGMLLDRNGVPLATNEVRYLPAIQFPKLDDPSDAEIVEFARKRIAEIARILKMDSSIGDGLEDEAIIKHYNNRRWLPLTFGPVLNLDQAEKVAAKEDGLSVQPFYMRKYPHQTIAAHMLGYTGRVGWFPDGPVEEGDPLWEQIEGKAGLELNLENDLKGKDGVLNVLFDENGKQTNRELTEVPVPGNNVVLTIDLEWQKRAEQILARNVRRGAIVVMDVKTGEILTMASYPTYNPNDWIPTISQEKYQRLRDDKANPLLCRAYQSAYPPASTFKIVVALAALQSRSIYPHSTFPGPPTYAVGNRVFKNWNKEPEGDLDVAKAIARSTNTWFYHVGIMTGAEPIYQTAQRFGLGRKVGLPLVGESPGFVPDQLWADRYRNGRFMGGDIANMAIGQGALLTTPVQMAQFMAAVGNGSYLPEAKLIKQVQDVRNNLVRMPKYGSPRRLNTDASVLNAVRQGMSDVVNEWYGTAKRARLTGNSGVKVAGKTGTGQWKIAVKQNVAWFAGFLPADDPEYAFAVLYEGRPGEKVAGGKNAAPLVSQFFSPIYDKKVKEERDKRAKERSELLAKLAEESERAAAERSRTEALAAEQSNRNQSDQDAAEQSEDERARMELLQQVLQDSEEL; this is encoded by the coding sequence ATGCCGCGTAACGATTCGAAGATCATTGAGATGACGAGAAACCGATTGATTCTAAGAGCGAGCCGAGTGGGGCTTGCCTTGCTTTTTGCCGCAGGATGCAACCATTTGGGGATGGCTCAGGAGGCCGCCCCAGCCCCCACGGCATCCGACAAAGAGACGGCAGCGGATTTGTCCGAAATGGAAGCGCTTGCCGATCAGATGAACGAAAAGCCGACGGTCATCTCGGGCAAGCGCCAGGAGAAGCGCCGGTTGCAGCAAGCGTCGTGGCGGACCAATTCGGATGCCCGCGCCTTTCTACTGCAGATTCCCGCGCCGCGGGGCATGCTGCTGGACCGCAACGGGGTACCGCTCGCCACTAATGAAGTGCGCTACCTTCCGGCGATTCAGTTCCCCAAGCTCGACGATCCATCTGACGCGGAGATCGTCGAGTTTGCGCGCAAACGCATCGCTGAGATCGCCCGCATTTTGAAGATGGATTCGAGCATCGGAGATGGGCTCGAAGATGAAGCGATCATCAAGCATTATAATAACCGCCGCTGGCTTCCTTTGACCTTTGGCCCGGTTTTGAACCTGGACCAAGCTGAGAAGGTTGCAGCGAAGGAGGATGGTCTGAGCGTTCAGCCGTTTTACATGCGCAAGTATCCGCACCAAACCATCGCGGCGCACATGCTGGGCTACACTGGGCGAGTTGGCTGGTTTCCCGATGGGCCGGTGGAAGAGGGGGATCCATTGTGGGAGCAGATTGAGGGCAAGGCCGGGTTGGAGCTCAATCTGGAGAACGACCTGAAGGGCAAGGATGGTGTCTTGAACGTGCTTTTCGATGAGAACGGCAAGCAAACCAACCGAGAGCTGACTGAAGTTCCTGTGCCGGGCAACAACGTGGTGCTGACCATTGATCTAGAGTGGCAAAAGCGTGCGGAGCAGATTTTGGCGCGCAACGTGCGCCGTGGTGCCATTGTGGTAATGGACGTCAAGACCGGCGAGATCCTGACCATGGCGTCGTACCCGACGTACAACCCGAACGACTGGATCCCCACAATCTCGCAGGAGAAGTACCAGAGACTGCGCGACGACAAGGCGAACCCGCTTTTGTGCCGGGCTTATCAGTCGGCCTATCCGCCGGCATCGACCTTTAAGATCGTGGTGGCATTGGCAGCGCTGCAGAGCCGCTCGATCTATCCACACAGCACGTTCCCCGGTCCACCAACCTACGCGGTCGGGAACCGCGTGTTCAAGAACTGGAACAAGGAACCAGAGGGGGACCTGGATGTCGCGAAGGCAATTGCGCGCTCGACCAACACCTGGTTCTACCATGTGGGCATCATGACGGGGGCGGAGCCGATTTACCAAACGGCTCAGAGGTTCGGCCTGGGGCGTAAGGTTGGCTTGCCGTTGGTAGGTGAGTCACCTGGATTTGTGCCGGATCAATTGTGGGCCGACCGCTACCGTAACGGCAGGTTCATGGGAGGCGATATTGCCAACATGGCCATTGGTCAGGGGGCGCTTTTGACCACTCCTGTGCAGATGGCGCAGTTCATGGCAGCGGTTGGCAATGGGTCTTATTTGCCGGAAGCAAAGCTGATCAAACAGGTTCAGGATGTGCGCAACAACCTGGTTCGCATGCCCAAGTACGGCTCTCCAAGGCGCTTGAATACCGACGCCTCAGTGCTGAACGCGGTGCGGCAAGGAATGAGCGACGTGGTGAATGAGTGGTACGGCACGGCAAAGCGTGCGCGCCTCACGGGGAACAGCGGCGTGAAGGTGGCCGGAAAGACGGGTACCGGGCAATGGAAGATCGCGGTCAAACAAAACGTGGCGTGGTTTGCCGGGTTCCTGCCTGCGGACGATCCGGAATATGCGTTCGCTGTGCTTTACGAGGGGCGCCCGGGCGAAAAGGTGGCCGGAGGTAAAAACGCCGCACCCTTGGTGAGTCAGTTTTTCTCCCCGATTTACGACAAGAAGGTCAAAGAAGAGCGAGACAAACGCGCCAAGGAGCGGAGCGAACTGCTCGCCAAGCTCGCGGAGGAATCCGAACGTGCTGCCGCCGAGCGCTCTCGCACTGAGGCGCTCGCTGCCGAGCAATCGAACCGTAACCAGAGTGATCAGGATGCCGCGGAACAATCTGAGGATGAACGGGCGCGGATGGAACTGCTCCAGCAGGTGCTACAGGATAGCGAAGAGTTGTGA
- a CDS encoding glycoside hydrolase family 75 protein — translation MDSPNNDTRKTFPRWVKPLTVLAIGGGLATAAGLLALRSPLGAKVARGLDRVVVKTGGESVFPERLIVREDITEVEVPVDGRIEFPGRKQPADVRMLANKLRYEVGLRPIEEGDAANNREDKRAYRVEMNVVVKRPLPATSAEVIAGDHSSIFDAIPGLKELLPSAEVSPFFDQLYNNKEAAIRKRLFDFERMLSRHNYYDCQTILELKHPENGRRALLVQAEMDVVSDGSDGDRLTDIDDEVFSSANYQPTTSYGWRKTTSNENPFMPRIRKRLAKAEQRYAVKGLSAEENRKLRYTIDYSKRLLQDLESRSYLIARYDPFMVLPVFMVTAEAGPFTPRIGDYAAIFVDGVLYPAIVGDAGPNYKMGETSLRMGLQLDERTNPYRRPVSDLRVSYLVFPGTAERPFSAPDYEKWRQAVSSYIDDLGGVADGYPIHQWDDLLAAKDEKPKAEAEDTANALAAPAPEAAEAVAPEESN, via the coding sequence ATGGACAGCCCGAACAACGATACGCGCAAGACGTTCCCACGCTGGGTCAAACCATTGACGGTTCTCGCTATTGGCGGGGGGCTCGCGACTGCGGCGGGATTGCTCGCATTGCGCTCGCCGCTTGGAGCTAAGGTTGCCCGGGGACTGGACAGGGTGGTCGTTAAGACCGGAGGAGAGTCGGTTTTCCCCGAGCGGTTGATTGTCAGGGAAGATATCACCGAAGTCGAAGTACCCGTAGACGGGAGAATCGAGTTTCCAGGGCGCAAGCAACCTGCGGATGTTAGGATGCTGGCAAACAAGCTGCGCTACGAGGTTGGGCTGAGGCCAATTGAGGAGGGCGATGCGGCAAACAACAGGGAGGACAAACGAGCGTACCGTGTGGAGATGAACGTGGTGGTGAAGCGGCCGCTTCCCGCAACGAGTGCTGAGGTGATTGCCGGGGATCATTCGTCCATTTTCGACGCGATTCCAGGATTGAAGGAACTGCTGCCAAGCGCCGAGGTTTCTCCGTTTTTCGATCAGTTGTACAACAACAAAGAGGCTGCGATCCGGAAGCGGCTGTTTGACTTCGAGCGAATGCTCTCACGCCATAACTATTACGATTGCCAAACGATTCTTGAGTTGAAGCACCCGGAGAATGGCAGGCGTGCGCTCTTGGTGCAGGCGGAGATGGACGTGGTGAGTGATGGTTCCGACGGCGATCGACTGACAGACATTGACGATGAGGTCTTTAGTTCGGCCAACTACCAACCGACCACGAGTTACGGTTGGCGCAAGACGACAAGTAACGAGAATCCGTTCATGCCCCGTATCCGCAAGCGTCTCGCAAAAGCCGAGCAACGCTACGCGGTGAAGGGATTGTCTGCAGAGGAGAATCGGAAACTGCGCTACACCATCGACTACAGCAAACGTTTGCTGCAGGACTTGGAGTCCCGTAGCTATTTGATTGCGCGATACGACCCATTCATGGTGCTTCCGGTATTCATGGTGACAGCTGAGGCCGGGCCGTTCACTCCGAGGATAGGGGATTATGCCGCGATATTCGTGGATGGGGTTCTGTATCCAGCCATCGTCGGGGACGCTGGGCCAAATTACAAGATGGGCGAGACATCGCTGCGGATGGGGTTGCAGTTGGACGAGCGAACGAACCCATATCGACGTCCGGTCTCGGATCTGCGCGTGAGTTACCTCGTATTCCCAGGCACCGCAGAGCGACCATTTTCGGCACCTGATTACGAAAAGTGGCGGCAAGCCGTCTCGTCCTACATCGACGACTTGGGCGGAGTTGCCGATGGGTACCCGATCCACCAGTGGGATGATCTTCTAGCCGCGAAAGATGAAAAACCTAAAGCCGAGGCTGAAGATACAGCGAACGCCTTGGCGGCACCTGCGCCCGAAGCCGCTGAAGCAGTCGCTCCGGAGGAGAGCAACTAG
- a CDS encoding Na/Pi cotransporter family protein: MTTLPLAVSAWDTIAVLLKVLGSLGVFLFGMKVMSEGIQKVAGDKMRAALASMTSNRFSAALTGLFTTGLVQSSSATTVLVVSFVNAGLLTLVESIGVIMGANLGTTLTAWIIAVIGKFKITQVALPIIGIALPFFFAGKGKWKNTGETLIGFGILFLGLGMLKDSVPDSSTLSDSNALRESILWIQNIGGYPAILMFLVIGVVLTLLLQSSSAAMAITIMMATKGWLGEGSEAFLYSAAIVLGENIGTTVTAWLAALPANVNAKRAARAHLLFNVIGVLWMLVVFKIFTEGVWSITENMPESWRVSSKHQSDIGFAVAIFHSAFNLINILLLIWFVPQIARIVEKWVKDKKKTDEQPRLRYISQTLVDLGELNVVEAEDAVRKMSVNTKEMFDGFVELFENPGEDLSEKVAALKQMEETSDVMMHDITEYLVRCSARDVGSANAHHIARMIRLVAELEECTDGIYRLVKLLQRKYRKGREFTDGQRESISELITATRRTLEIADQYLLDANTPQTAVHEAHTMEKQTDRMRKSFNKQAMNRMSEGDARVEMLMIDINNQLESLANHALNVVQVSSETDHLD; this comes from the coding sequence ATGACTACACTACCGCTTGCAGTGTCCGCGTGGGACACGATCGCCGTCCTGCTCAAAGTTCTCGGTTCACTGGGCGTTTTCCTCTTCGGCATGAAAGTCATGTCCGAGGGAATTCAGAAGGTAGCGGGTGACAAAATGCGTGCCGCACTCGCGAGCATGACCTCCAACCGGTTCTCCGCCGCGTTGACCGGTTTGTTCACCACCGGTCTGGTGCAGTCCTCCTCCGCGACCACCGTGCTGGTGGTTTCTTTTGTCAACGCGGGGCTACTGACCTTGGTCGAGTCCATCGGCGTGATTATGGGCGCCAACCTGGGCACCACCCTCACCGCCTGGATCATTGCGGTCATTGGTAAGTTTAAAATCACCCAGGTCGCACTGCCCATCATCGGTATCGCGCTGCCTTTCTTCTTTGCCGGTAAGGGCAAGTGGAAGAACACCGGCGAGACTCTTATTGGTTTCGGTATTCTCTTCCTCGGTCTCGGGATGCTCAAGGACTCGGTTCCTGATTCATCCACCTTGAGCGATAGCAACGCCCTGCGTGAGTCCATCCTCTGGATCCAGAACATCGGCGGCTACCCGGCCATCCTCATGTTCCTGGTCATCGGCGTGGTTCTCACCCTGCTTCTCCAGTCCTCGTCGGCAGCCATGGCCATCACCATCATGATGGCGACCAAAGGCTGGCTCGGTGAAGGATCGGAAGCATTCCTTTACTCCGCAGCCATCGTGCTCGGTGAGAACATCGGCACCACCGTCACCGCGTGGCTCGCTGCGCTCCCTGCCAACGTCAACGCCAAGCGCGCCGCACGTGCCCACCTTCTCTTTAACGTGATCGGCGTCCTTTGGATGCTCGTTGTCTTCAAGATCTTCACTGAAGGTGTCTGGAGCATCACGGAGAACATGCCGGAATCATGGCGTGTGTCCTCCAAGCACCAGTCCGACATCGGATTCGCCGTGGCAATTTTCCACAGTGCGTTCAACCTCATCAACATCCTCCTCCTGATCTGGTTCGTCCCTCAGATCGCCCGCATCGTGGAGAAGTGGGTTAAGGACAAGAAGAAGACCGACGAGCAGCCTCGCCTGCGTTACATTTCCCAAACCCTCGTCGACCTTGGCGAACTCAACGTAGTTGAGGCCGAGGACGCCGTGCGCAAGATGTCCGTCAACACCAAGGAGATGTTCGATGGCTTCGTCGAGCTCTTCGAAAATCCGGGTGAAGACTTGTCGGAGAAAGTCGCAGCGCTCAAGCAGATGGAGGAGACCAGCGACGTGATGATGCACGACATCACCGAATATCTCGTTCGCTGCTCCGCTCGTGACGTTGGTAGCGCCAATGCGCACCACATCGCCCGCATGATCCGCCTGGTGGCGGAACTGGAAGAGTGCACCGACGGCATCTACCGCCTGGTCAAACTACTCCAGCGCAAGTACCGCAAGGGCCGTGAGTTCACAGATGGCCAGCGCGAGAGCATCAGCGAGTTGATCACCGCCACCCGCCGCACTCTGGAAATCGCGGACCAGTACCTTCTCGATGCCAACACCCCGCAGACCGCGGTGCACGAGGCGCACACCATGGAGAAGCAGACCGATCGCATGCGTAAGTCCTTCAACAAGCAGGCCATGAACCGCATGTCCGAAGGCGACGCGCGCGTTGAGATGCTGATGATCGATATCAACAACCAGCTCGAGTCTCTCGCCAACCACGCACTGAACGTGGTTCAGGTCAGCAGCGAGACCGATCACTTGGACTAA
- the dapA gene encoding 4-hydroxy-tetrahydrodipicolinate synthase gives MLQGLFTALVTPFANRQLDEEAFRALIDAQFEAGVDGVVPVGTTGESPTLSNEEHHRAIEIAVEQTAGRGVVMAGTGSNSTREAVALTQEAERAGATHSLQVAPYYNKPPQEGLYRHFRSIAESTALDIVLYSIPGRCGVAIDVDTVARLAADCPNIVAIKEAGGQTERVHQLRTSLPDSFSILSGDDSLTMPFMAAGANGVISVASNLIPAEMGQLVRHMLADELKEARDVHYKYYPLFRAFLKLATNPIPIKEAMAMAGKIPSSALRLPLVGLEADDRAALEKALIESGILQG, from the coding sequence ATGCTTCAGGGTCTTTTTACCGCACTTGTCACACCATTCGCCAACCGCCAACTCGATGAAGAGGCATTCCGTGCCTTGATTGACGCCCAGTTTGAAGCCGGCGTCGATGGTGTGGTGCCAGTCGGAACCACTGGTGAGTCGCCAACACTTTCCAACGAAGAACACCACCGCGCCATCGAGATCGCTGTGGAACAAACCGCAGGCCGTGGCGTGGTGATGGCAGGCACCGGATCGAACTCCACCCGCGAAGCCGTGGCCCTCACCCAGGAAGCCGAACGCGCCGGAGCCACCCACTCGCTGCAGGTTGCTCCATACTACAACAAGCCACCTCAGGAAGGTCTCTACCGTCACTTCCGCTCGATCGCTGAATCGACCGCTCTCGACATCGTGCTCTACTCGATCCCAGGCCGCTGCGGCGTGGCAATCGATGTCGACACTGTCGCCCGTCTGGCTGCGGACTGCCCGAACATCGTCGCAATCAAAGAAGCCGGTGGTCAGACCGAGCGCGTTCACCAACTCCGCACCTCCCTTCCTGATTCGTTCTCCATTCTTTCCGGCGACGACTCCCTGACAATGCCATTCATGGCGGCCGGCGCCAACGGCGTGATCTCGGTTGCCTCCAACCTGATTCCAGCCGAAATGGGTCAACTCGTGCGTCACATGCTCGCCGACGAGCTGAAAGAAGCACGCGACGTCCACTACAAGTACTACCCGCTCTTCCGCGCATTCTTGAAGCTTGCGACCAACCCGATTCCGATCAAGGAAGCCATGGCTATGGCTGGCAAGATCCCATCGTCCGCACTTCGCCTGCCACTGGTCGGACTCGAAGCCGACGACCGTGCCGCCCTGGAGAAAGCGCTCATCGAAAGCGGCATCCTCCAAGGCTAA
- a CDS encoding SDR family NAD(P)-dependent oxidoreductase, whose amino-acid sequence MDTQIVYQTALITGASAGLGEEFARQLAVRCGTLVLVARRGERLDQLKAELEEHHLGLRVEPVVTDLSTDEGLTVLLRTLKEKGLFPDLLINNAGLGDYGEFATAEWSRIDAMLQVNIRALTKLCHALAPVMKALGGGSILNVSSLGGDIPIPDFAVYAATKAYVSSFSEALRIELREFNVNVTTLCPGPIETEFGSVARRSAGQETGLPARSWFYVEREQAVHGAIQTMLKGGARHYPGTQVACLAAVLGILPLAAIRLIMGFRPRQVKMV is encoded by the coding sequence ATGGATACTCAAATTGTCTACCAAACCGCTTTGATTACCGGGGCATCGGCCGGCCTCGGTGAGGAGTTCGCCCGCCAGCTTGCTGTGCGCTGCGGCACGCTGGTGCTTGTTGCCCGTCGGGGTGAGCGACTTGATCAACTGAAAGCAGAACTTGAAGAGCACCACCTTGGTCTGCGGGTGGAGCCCGTGGTCACGGATCTCTCCACGGATGAAGGTCTCACGGTTTTGTTGCGCACCCTCAAAGAGAAGGGGCTTTTCCCGGATCTTTTGATCAACAACGCCGGGTTAGGGGATTATGGAGAATTCGCGACAGCGGAGTGGAGTCGGATCGACGCCATGCTCCAAGTTAATATCCGTGCGCTCACAAAGCTTTGCCATGCGCTGGCTCCAGTGATGAAGGCGCTTGGTGGAGGGTCGATCTTGAACGTGAGTTCGCTGGGCGGGGACATTCCGATTCCGGACTTTGCAGTCTACGCTGCAACCAAGGCTTATGTGAGTAGTTTCAGTGAGGCGCTGCGGATCGAATTGCGCGAGTTCAATGTGAACGTTACTACCTTGTGCCCAGGGCCTATTGAAACCGAATTCGGGAGTGTGGCTCGCCGATCGGCGGGGCAGGAAACAGGACTCCCGGCTCGCTCATGGTTCTACGTTGAGCGTGAGCAGGCGGTGCACGGAGCCATTCAAACTATGCTCAAGGGCGGGGCGCGCCATTATCCCGGAACCCAGGTCGCCTGCCTCGCCGCGGTACTTGGAATCCTGCCGTTGGCTGCGATCCGATTGATCATGGGCTTCCGTCCGCGCCAGGTGAAAATGGTCTAA
- the dapB gene encoding 4-hydroxy-tetrahydrodipicolinate reductase, which yields MANLLVTGQSGRMGQAVIRCAQDEAELTTTATHDVGQDLGESFSGADVAIDFTLPSLTDELLRVALEQKKPLVIGTTGHSDAQRALIAEAAKQIPIVWAPNFSVGVNTLFWLTQKATQVLGDDFDMEVVEMHHRHKRDAPSGTARRLVEILCEEADRDYDTDCRHGREGDTGARTKKEIGVHALRGGDVVGDHTVVYANDGERVELTHKASSRDTFAKGALRAARWVVDQPVGLYDMQDVLGLR from the coding sequence ATGGCTAACCTTCTCGTTACAGGACAATCCGGCCGCATGGGCCAAGCTGTCATCCGCTGCGCCCAGGACGAAGCGGAACTCACCACCACCGCCACCCACGACGTCGGACAGGACCTCGGTGAATCATTCTCCGGCGCCGACGTCGCCATCGACTTCACCCTGCCGTCTCTCACCGACGAACTCCTCAGGGTCGCACTCGAGCAAAAGAAGCCATTGGTGATCGGCACCACCGGCCACAGCGATGCTCAGCGCGCGCTGATTGCTGAAGCAGCCAAGCAAATCCCAATCGTCTGGGCGCCAAACTTCTCGGTCGGAGTGAACACGCTCTTCTGGCTCACCCAAAAGGCCACCCAGGTTCTCGGGGATGACTTCGACATGGAAGTAGTGGAAATGCACCACCGCCACAAGCGCGACGCGCCATCCGGCACCGCACGCCGCCTGGTGGAAATCCTCTGCGAAGAAGCGGATCGCGATTACGACACCGATTGCCGCCACGGCCGCGAAGGTGACACCGGAGCCCGCACCAAAAAAGAGATCGGCGTCCACGCTCTGCGCGGCGGCGACGTTGTCGGCGACCACACGGTCGTTTACGCCAACGACGGCGAGCGCGTGGAACTGACCCACAAGGCATCGTCCCGCGACACCTTCGCCAAGGGCGCGCTGCGTGCCGCTCGCTGGGTAGTCGACCAGCCAGTCGGCCTCTACGACATGCAGGACGTGCTCGGCTTGCGCTAA
- a CDS encoding DUF6941 family protein, with protein sequence MQIQIATLCDAATDYNGKLCILGTLDTLGAVQFPVTHPSCAIAIRFCFTAEDEGKHTVSLGFIDADGQPMGGKAEREFEVRIPDETSFLCNNMVVNIQGLQFPKPGEYLIRLMVDGDLYEEIPLRVVQVNQSQMPQQAAPQA encoded by the coding sequence ATGCAAATTCAAATCGCTACACTTTGTGACGCCGCCACCGACTACAATGGCAAGCTCTGCATTCTTGGTACACTCGACACCCTTGGTGCGGTTCAGTTCCCAGTAACGCATCCGTCGTGCGCGATCGCGATCCGCTTCTGCTTCACCGCTGAAGACGAAGGCAAGCACACCGTCTCGCTTGGATTCATCGACGCCGACGGCCAGCCAATGGGTGGCAAGGCCGAGCGTGAGTTCGAAGTCCGCATCCCGGATGAGACCTCGTTCCTCTGCAATAACATGGTCGTTAACATCCAGGGGCTTCAGTTCCCTAAGCCAGGTGAATACCTCATTCGTTTGATGGTTGACGGCGACCTTTACGAAGAGATCCCATTGCGCGTGGTTCAAGTGAACCAGTCGCAGATGCCACAGCAAGCCGCTCCACAGGCGTAA
- the panB gene encoding 3-methyl-2-oxobutanoate hydroxymethyltransferase, which produces MSEPSSPTRPDHYLAALQQSGNVISALTAYDYPTARLLDEAGIDILLVGDSLGMVVLGYQDTVDVTLNDMVRHTGAVARGSKRALIVSDLPAGSYDDAGTAVASGRELMDAGAHCVKLEGGEEVAPQIEALIAAGIPVVGHLGMLPQHVREEGGYKKKGLTEDEAQRIINDAKLLEQLGVCAIVLESVKGNTAGRVREAITIPTIGIGSGEDCDGQIRVTHDLTGMFPWFRPAFAEQYADIATDISKSATNYIDALAKMRP; this is translated from the coding sequence ATGTCCGAGCCGAGCTCACCGACCCGCCCAGATCACTACCTCGCCGCACTCCAGCAGTCCGGCAATGTGATCTCCGCCCTCACCGCCTACGACTACCCGACCGCTCGCCTGCTCGATGAGGCGGGAATCGACATCCTGCTAGTCGGCGATTCCCTGGGTATGGTCGTCCTGGGCTACCAAGATACCGTGGACGTCACGCTCAATGACATGGTGCGCCATACCGGAGCGGTCGCACGCGGATCGAAGCGGGCGTTGATCGTTTCCGACCTACCTGCTGGCAGCTACGACGACGCAGGCACCGCCGTGGCATCCGGCCGTGAGCTGATGGACGCCGGCGCCCATTGCGTAAAGCTCGAAGGCGGTGAGGAAGTCGCACCTCAAATCGAAGCACTCATCGCTGCCGGCATCCCGGTGGTAGGTCACTTGGGTATGCTGCCCCAGCACGTGCGCGAAGAAGGCGGCTACAAAAAGAAAGGTCTCACCGAAGACGAAGCCCAGCGCATCATCAACGACGCCAAGCTGCTTGAGCAACTCGGCGTCTGCGCAATTGTGTTAGAGTCCGTCAAAGGAAACACCGCGGGCAGAGTGCGCGAAGCCATTACCATCCCTACCATCGGCATCGGCTCAGGCGAGGACTGCGATGGTCAGATCCGTGTTACCCACGACTTGACAGGTATGTTCCCATGGTTCCGTCCGGCATTCGCCGAACAGTATGCCGATATCGCTACGGATATTTCCAAATCCGCGACGAATTACATCGACGCCCTCGCAAAAATGCGCCCCTAA
- the folK gene encoding 2-amino-4-hydroxy-6-hydroxymethyldihydropteridine diphosphokinase, with product MRVFIAMGSNIAPRADYLSRARDAMRRLSADGEVQCAPIFSSAPVDCPPEAGEFLNTAVSIQWEGGSLMDLLDELQAIEREFGRNREVALPPNSPRTIDLDILFTEPACVESTPRLQLPHPRLHLRRFVLEPLAALAPDSHPLASPASTKDLLESLDSSEPPLSVTAPQW from the coding sequence ATGCGTGTCTTTATCGCCATGGGGTCGAACATCGCCCCACGCGCCGACTATCTGAGCCGCGCGCGTGATGCGATGCGCCGCTTGTCTGCAGATGGCGAGGTCCAATGCGCTCCGATCTTTTCCTCGGCCCCTGTGGATTGCCCACCCGAGGCCGGGGAGTTTCTCAACACCGCCGTCTCCATCCAATGGGAGGGCGGATCGTTGATGGATCTGCTCGATGAGTTGCAGGCAATTGAGAGAGAGTTCGGGCGCAACCGCGAAGTTGCGCTCCCTCCCAACTCACCACGCACCATCGACTTGGACATCCTTTTTACGGAACCTGCGTGCGTGGAATCAACACCTCGCCTGCAGCTCCCACACCCGCGCCTCCACCTGCGCCGCTTTGTGCTTGAGCCGCTTGCCGCCCTTGCGCCGGATTCCCATCCGTTAGCATCTCCAGCATCCACTAAGGATTTGCTCGAATCTCTTGATTCAAGTGAACCTCCGCTTAGCGTAACCGCGCCCCAATGGTAA
- a CDS encoding thiamine pyrophosphate-dependent dehydrogenase E1 component subunit alpha, translating into MINTQDSYLDVYRSMLFARRLEERIASLYRAGKIVGGVYLGRGQEAVSASLGYALKRSLGDVFAPLIRDQAGRVAFGEDPLDFARTYLGSVKGPMRGRDGNIHRGRPSEGMPAMISHLGASVSVINGMLFAKRLRGDSGFVGGATSGEGATSTGAFHEGLNQAAVENLPLVVVVTDNQFAYSTPNARQFACDSLVDRAEGYGVAGHTCVGNDLKECVDTICEAVDNARRGQGPQLVVAQSLRLCGHGEHDDAFYVPDEIRETELGQDCIDTGRDFLISRSLATAEELDAMDEELRSRVREVMATAQRDPQPDPFRDDWRTFSQL; encoded by the coding sequence GTGATTAACACACAAGACAGTTACCTTGACGTTTATCGCTCGATGCTCTTTGCCCGGCGCCTCGAGGAACGGATCGCATCTCTCTACCGCGCAGGGAAAATTGTCGGTGGTGTCTATCTGGGACGTGGCCAGGAGGCGGTTTCCGCCTCGCTCGGATATGCGCTCAAACGATCGCTCGGTGATGTATTTGCGCCGCTGATCCGTGACCAAGCGGGCCGCGTTGCCTTTGGTGAGGATCCGCTCGATTTCGCCCGCACCTATCTGGGTTCGGTCAAAGGCCCGATGCGCGGCCGTGATGGCAATATCCACCGCGGACGCCCAAGCGAGGGCATGCCCGCCATGATTTCCCACCTTGGGGCGTCTGTCTCGGTCATCAATGGCATGCTTTTTGCCAAGCGCTTGCGCGGCGACTCAGGCTTCGTCGGCGGTGCCACATCCGGTGAAGGAGCCACGTCTACCGGCGCGTTCCACGAGGGCTTGAACCAAGCCGCAGTGGAAAACTTGCCGCTGGTCGTCGTCGTTACGGACAACCAGTTCGCCTACTCCACCCCGAATGCCCGCCAGTTCGCGTGCGACTCACTCGTCGATCGCGCCGAGGGCTACGGCGTTGCCGGCCACACCTGCGTCGGCAACGACCTGAAAGAGTGCGTCGACACCATCTGCGAAGCGGTGGACAACGCACGCCGCGGACAGGGCCCTCAGTTAGTCGTTGCCCAGTCCTTGCGCCTCTGCGGCCACGGCGAGCATGACGACGCCTTCTACGTTCCTGACGAGATCCGCGAAACCGAGCTCGGGCAAGACTGCATCGACACCGGCCGCGATTTCCTCATCAGCCGTTCGCTGGCCACCGCGGAAGAACTCGACGCCATGGATGAAGAGCTGCGCTCCCGTGTACGCGAAGTCATGGCCACCGCCCAGCGCGACCCGCAGCCCGACCCATTCCGCGACGACTGGCGCACGTTCAGCCAGCTCTAA